A genomic stretch from Sphingobacterium sp. ML3W includes:
- a CDS encoding HAMP domain-containing sensor histidine kinase produces MNNYNRKLIYLIAILVIYVSCFVGFIFYSITNFAFTDFYKRLDLRRNIAAEKFLNSKSASQTDQWSLDFIESLNNQHEFLVEFDKNGKIVQSQGFYSELWDKINKTGTSNFKAGHQFYSTKYFSKNNKHYIVGASAENYFYTHHLAYLRNLLIISLILGILFILVVSVFMKRSFLKPILTMMKEVQQIGSENLDKRLDEEKYKGELHDLAFTFNSMLTRLETSFETQKNFISNASHELNTPLTSIIGQADLALSKERTVEEYQRTLCKIIESAEHLEKKTKALLMLARTGFVSNSTTFNPVRIDQIVMDAELTVKAINDKFKITTDFSLLPDDSMRLKVNGNAILLQLALSNIISNACKYSSNRTAYIALGALNNKVFILIKDKGIGIPSKELGYIYDPYFRASNTNGIDGYGIGLPLARNIIKLHGGTLKVNSVVGEGTTVEIELPTYIRF; encoded by the coding sequence ATGAATAATTACAATAGGAAACTCATCTATCTCATAGCAATATTAGTTATATATGTCAGCTGTTTCGTTGGCTTTATCTTTTACTCCATCACAAACTTTGCTTTCACCGATTTTTATAAACGCCTGGATCTGCGAAGAAATATTGCAGCAGAAAAGTTCCTCAATAGTAAATCCGCTTCGCAAACAGATCAATGGAGTCTGGACTTTATAGAAAGTCTGAACAATCAGCATGAATTTTTGGTTGAATTTGATAAGAATGGAAAAATTGTTCAAAGCCAGGGATTCTATTCTGAATTGTGGGATAAAATCAACAAGACCGGAACATCAAATTTTAAAGCAGGGCACCAATTCTATTCGACAAAGTACTTTTCAAAAAACAATAAGCATTATATTGTCGGCGCATCGGCGGAAAATTACTTCTACACGCATCACCTGGCCTATCTACGTAATCTGCTTATTATTAGTCTGATTTTGGGTATTCTTTTTATTTTGGTGGTTTCTGTCTTCATGAAACGTTCATTTCTAAAACCTATCCTGACCATGATGAAGGAAGTCCAGCAGATTGGCTCTGAGAATCTGGATAAGCGCCTGGATGAAGAAAAATATAAGGGGGAGCTCCATGATCTGGCGTTTACATTCAACAGCATGCTGACACGTTTGGAAACCTCTTTTGAAACCCAGAAAAATTTTATCAGTAATGCTTCACACGAATTGAATACACCCCTGACTTCGATTATAGGACAGGCTGACTTAGCACTGTCCAAAGAAAGAACAGTTGAGGAATATCAACGTACCTTATGTAAAATTATAGAATCTGCAGAGCATTTAGAAAAAAAGACCAAGGCGCTTTTGATGTTGGCCCGCACTGGTTTTGTAAGCAATTCAACAACATTTAATCCTGTTCGTATAGACCAGATTGTTATGGATGCCGAGTTGACTGTTAAAGCCATCAATGATAAATTTAAAATTACGACAGATTTTAGTTTGCTGCCCGATGACAGTATGCGACTCAAAGTCAATGGAAATGCTATTTTACTCCAGCTTGCATTATCCAATATCATTAGTAATGCCTGTAAGTATTCCTCCAATAGGACTGCTTATATCGCCTTGGGCGCATTAAACAATAAAGTGTTTATCCTGATAAAAGATAAGGGTATCGGGATCCCGTCAAAAGAATTGGGATATATTTATGATCCTTATTTTAGGGCATCCAATACCAATGGAATAGATGGATACGGCATTGGCCTGCCCTTAGCAAGAAATATAATAAAGCTCCACGGTGGGACATTAAAGGTCAATTCCGTCGTTGGGGAAGGCACGACTGTAGAGATTGAATTGCCAACTTACATTCGGTTTTAA
- a CDS encoding response regulator transcription factor — protein MEEQKIILVEDEQDVADLIVQGLGEEGYKVIHLGRAEGLEQLLAKQDVALVLLDILLPGTNGLDICKQIRHWGYTDLPVMMLTALGTPENVVLGLDNGADDYLSKPFKLIELKARIRSLIRRQQSIVQATQREAQPPKDTFSYGFLTIDDYKKVAYCEGQELNLTSTEYRLLLLFIQSPKKVFERSELLDKIWGINFDIGSNVVDVYVNYLRKKIEKVTSKKAIHTVIGMGYVLKIED, from the coding sequence ATGGAGGAGCAAAAAATTATTCTGGTTGAAGATGAGCAAGACGTTGCGGATTTGATCGTACAGGGATTGGGCGAAGAAGGTTATAAGGTCATTCATTTGGGGCGTGCCGAAGGGCTTGAGCAACTATTGGCCAAACAAGATGTAGCCCTTGTTCTTTTGGACATTCTTTTGCCTGGCACCAACGGACTTGATATTTGCAAACAGATCAGACATTGGGGCTATACCGATTTGCCTGTTATGATGCTTACGGCACTAGGAACCCCTGAAAACGTTGTGCTTGGTCTTGATAATGGCGCTGATGATTATCTTTCTAAACCATTTAAGTTAATCGAACTTAAAGCCAGAATACGTTCATTGATCCGTAGACAGCAATCCATTGTTCAGGCGACCCAACGCGAAGCACAGCCTCCAAAAGATACATTCAGTTATGGATTTCTAACGATTGATGATTATAAGAAAGTTGCCTATTGTGAAGGTCAAGAACTTAACCTGACCAGTACAGAGTATCGTTTACTTTTATTATTTATCCAAAGCCCAAAGAAAGTATTTGAGCGCAGTGAGTTATTGGATAAAATATGGGGAATTAATTTTGACATCGGATCAAATGTCGTTGATGTATATGTTAATTACCTGCGGAAGAAGATCGAGAAGGTAACGAGCAAAAAGGCCATTCATACCGTTATCGGAATGGGCTATGTGTTAAAAATCGAAGACTGA
- a CDS encoding siderophore-interacting protein, producing the protein MGRAEAKIIQAELTVSRKEYVTPHYIRIYLTGEAVPEIADTTIGVNNKILIPPLGLNKVYFPEFDFEKGQWKPMDDSIRPTVRTYTHRGIDLRRNEIWIDFVAHGDEGPASAWAIGSKPGDVLGVLMRAGKTELFPLTENYLLAGDATALPVLGAILENLPASAKGTCIIEVHGREDVQKLYTKANIEFIWLHNDAPQEGSLLADLVKIKSLPQTDRFAYIAAEYSTVREIRNYLRKDLAWKREELYAYSYWKSGVSEDKSASERHKENEEVNS; encoded by the coding sequence ATGGGTAGAGCTGAAGCGAAAATTATACAAGCTGAATTGACTGTTAGTCGAAAAGAATATGTGACCCCACATTATATCCGGATTTATCTGACAGGAGAAGCTGTCCCAGAAATCGCGGACACAACTATCGGTGTTAACAATAAGATTCTGATTCCCCCTTTGGGATTGAATAAAGTCTATTTTCCGGAATTTGATTTTGAAAAGGGACAATGGAAACCAATGGACGACAGTATTCGGCCAACAGTACGTACATATACGCATCGGGGGATAGATCTTCGACGTAATGAAATTTGGATAGATTTCGTTGCACATGGGGATGAAGGACCAGCATCTGCCTGGGCAATAGGATCTAAGCCAGGGGATGTATTGGGTGTCCTTATGAGAGCTGGTAAGACCGAATTATTTCCACTGACAGAAAACTATCTATTAGCGGGGGATGCAACGGCACTTCCGGTATTAGGTGCAATATTGGAAAATTTACCAGCATCAGCAAAAGGAACCTGCATCATTGAGGTGCATGGTCGGGAGGACGTACAAAAATTATATACGAAAGCGAATATAGAATTTATCTGGTTGCATAATGATGCTCCACAAGAAGGTAGTCTGTTGGCGGATCTGGTGAAGATAAAATCTCTTCCTCAGACAGATCGCTTTGCTTACATTGCTGCCGAGTATTCTACCGTTCGGGAGATACGCAATTACCTGCGTAAGGATCTTGCATGGAAAAGGGAGGAACTTTATGCCTATTCTTATTGGAAAAGCGGTGTTTCAGAAGATAAATCTGCCAGTGAACGACACAAAGAGAACGAGGAGGTCAATTCATAA
- a CDS encoding AraC family transcriptional regulator, whose protein sequence is MGLRLYDIDSASLLLEKNYPQTFFSMDAGIQECVTQLGAPFGDGYYKEIFFDGIHIGFGHANLYERILFRFESDFETVEMHFALKGRSRAAGETLAATIDFETCQHNILYGNSICGQMQWECEEFQLCEINLSPDFFKKFLPDNSILFNDFRNIIEKGKSGLLTDINRRITHEMHTLIDSIINCERKGVFKKIFLEAKIMELLLLQLEQLADNNVSNTTLRKPDVDKIYAVREFLLDNMDSNNTLVNLAHLVGTNEFTLKKGFKELFGTTVFGFWNDAKMEHAKKLILDKNMTIGEVSDAIGYKNQRHFSDAFRRKFGFPPSKLKKTYR, encoded by the coding sequence ATGGGATTAAGACTTTATGATATTGATTCGGCTAGTTTATTATTGGAAAAAAACTATCCACAGACTTTCTTTTCAATGGATGCCGGTATCCAGGAATGCGTCACACAGCTGGGCGCTCCATTTGGTGATGGCTATTACAAAGAGATCTTTTTTGATGGAATTCATATTGGCTTTGGTCATGCAAATCTGTATGAACGGATACTATTTCGTTTTGAAAGTGACTTTGAGACGGTCGAAATGCATTTTGCATTGAAGGGTAGAAGTCGGGCAGCTGGGGAGACATTAGCCGCTACCATAGATTTTGAAACTTGCCAGCACAATATCCTTTACGGCAATTCGATCTGTGGTCAGATGCAATGGGAATGTGAAGAATTCCAGTTATGTGAGATAAATTTGTCTCCAGATTTTTTTAAGAAATTCCTACCCGATAATTCCATCTTATTTAATGACTTCAGAAATATTATTGAAAAGGGAAAATCTGGCTTATTGACAGATATTAATAGAAGAATTACCCATGAAATGCATACTCTTATTGATAGTATCATAAATTGTGAACGTAAGGGGGTGTTTAAAAAAATATTTCTCGAAGCCAAGATCATGGAGTTATTGCTGCTTCAGTTGGAGCAGTTAGCCGACAACAACGTTTCGAACACGACCCTCAGAAAGCCTGATGTTGATAAAATCTATGCGGTCCGTGAATTTTTACTGGATAATATGGATTCAAACAATACACTTGTCAACCTGGCCCATCTGGTCGGGACAAATGAGTTTACATTAAAGAAGGGGTTTAAGGAGTTGTTTGGTACGACAGTTTTCGGTTTTTGGAATGATGCAAAAATGGAACATGCCAAAAAGCTCATTTTAGACAAAAACATGACCATAGGTGAAGTATCTGATGCCATTGGGTATAAAAATCAGCGTCATTTTTCAGATGCTTTTAGACGGAAATTTGGATTTCCACCAAGTAAATTAAAAAAGACATACAGATAG
- a CDS encoding glycine betaine ABC transporter substrate-binding protein, with amino-acid sequence MVKIKLIGIWILVFLFSGCNSSRNKNIIHIGMVDGWAEGVAMTYIAKVIMEEKGYHVVIQRATPDMILASMNNGDTDLYMDVWLPLTHGAKVAKFPKLQEIGTSYASARNGLVVPDYVSIDDIEQLKAHEAQFDNRIIGIEKGAGITRAVDQVIKDYNLNYKHVNSSTVAMITELQNAIKAHRWIVVAGWQPHWMFAKMKLKFLNDPKKTLGSTEEIKIFARRDFRKDQPELASLFSQIHFDDATMADLLAQMEGTRDKAATAKNWLTEHRGQLKITE; translated from the coding sequence ATGGTGAAAATTAAGTTAATAGGAATCTGGATACTGGTATTTTTGTTTTCAGGTTGTAACAGTAGCAGGAATAAGAATATCATTCATATCGGTATGGTTGACGGTTGGGCAGAGGGTGTCGCAATGACCTATATTGCCAAAGTGATCATGGAGGAGAAAGGTTACCATGTTGTGATACAGCGTGCTACCCCAGATATGATCTTGGCTTCGATGAATAATGGCGATACAGATCTGTATATGGATGTTTGGCTGCCATTAACACATGGCGCTAAGGTAGCGAAGTTCCCAAAGCTACAGGAAATCGGTACGAGTTATGCTTCCGCCCGCAATGGTCTTGTTGTGCCCGATTATGTATCCATTGATGATATCGAGCAATTGAAAGCACACGAAGCGCAGTTCGATAATAGAATTATTGGGATCGAAAAAGGTGCGGGGATCACAAGGGCTGTGGATCAGGTTATCAAAGACTATAACCTGAACTATAAACACGTAAATTCATCCACGGTAGCGATGATTACTGAGCTACAGAATGCAATTAAAGCCCATAGATGGATTGTTGTGGCGGGTTGGCAGCCCCATTGGATGTTTGCTAAGATGAAATTGAAGTTTTTAAATGATCCAAAAAAAACATTGGGTAGCACTGAAGAGATTAAAATCTTTGCACGCAGAGACTTCCGCAAAGATCAACCAGAATTGGCAAGCCTCTTTTCACAGATCCATTTTGATGATGCAACAATGGCAGATCTCTTGGCACAAATGGAGGGAACGCGAGATAAAGCAGCTACTGCCAAAAATTGGTTGACAGAGCACCGTGGCCAGCTAAAAATCACCGAATAG